TAGTGGCACCAGGACCACTTAGAGACAGAGATAAAAGGAGTCTGCTCtagagccttagctaacagccagctgGGTTTTAGCTCCTGCGGGAGAGGCTCCTGCACGAAGCTCCCGAGGTCCCAGGTTGGATCCCACCTGCCAACATCTGCCAGGCATCTAGACGCCTTCGTAACTCTGATGATTAGTGACAGAGCACCCTGCAGCACATACAACAGTCTGCAATTCTGGGAGCTTGTTACACGCCAGGGGGCTGGAGTATCTATGCGAGTGTGTCGCTCTGGTGTGCTCTACTGCATCCTCAGCTGCTGGCGTCCAGGACAGACGGGGCTAATCCAGCCACGCAGGCCAGCTGCAGTAACACTCAGGAGGTGCCTGAGACACCAGGGCAAAGGCCTTCAGCACCCCAGGCCCTGGGTTTAGGTGACCCTGGAACCAGGCCCCCTGCAGTAACATTGTGCCCAGTGAGTTCTGACCcacggggggctggccccagaggCCCACGGTTTGGGATTCTCCTCAGCCAGGCAGACTTGCTCCTTCAGTCGAAGCTACTTTCTGTCCTGCCGGCGATTCCTGCCTGTTTTGTGGCAGCACCACAcgctgcagggtggggaaggaagaggcatTTCCGCTTGGGCCCTGTTCTCAGTCCTTTCCTCGCAGACACTGTgggctgctagagttgctgagccaaTCTGCTCCGGCGCTCGGGGTGGGATGGGACACGGGGCAGGTTCTGCAGTGACCCCTCGGCTGCACTCAACAAGCAACTTGACTGGGCTTTTCAGGCCAATGAGGCTTTCTCAGCAAACCCTGGgcttcctggggggaggggctagagGGAGGAAATGGGGTGCCCTTGGGGTCCCAGCACCGGCTGAGAGGCTCCCATCTCttctcaggcagagggggagggggaagcgtaTGAAAGACTGAGGAAACCTCGGCACCTGTTGAGGTTTGTCAAGAAAAGGGCTCAGCCGGAGTCTCCACGCTCACTGGGCGCTGCCAGCCTCCCGCGGGGACAGACTGTTCCAGGGCAGCTGAGCGATGGAAATACTCAGTCCCGACAGGCTTTGTCCCTCTTCATTGCAGACCCCCAGGGAGCAGCttccctcagcccagctccaagCCCTGCTGATGAGAGCCGTGAAGGGTCTGACGACACCCACCCTGGAGCGATTTCAAGCCGCCGAGGAAGAGCTGAGGACCATCGTATCTCTACACGGAGACAAGATGGAGAGAGTAAGAGACtcccgccgtggggcagggggatgctgcgcagagagggggaggagagaatttCCTCTCCTAGGAAACCGTTCCTGGGACACACGGGCATGGTGCTGTGAAGGGTGGCTGAGCCCCTTTCCCTTCATCGCTTGGCCGCGGGGATCCGCAGCATCCGGTGTTTAGCGTGTTCTCTGCCCGCTGGAGCTCTGACACGTCCCTGAggacagcccagccccactgaagggGAGCGATAGCCCCGGCCCTGGCAGCACAGCACTTACCTAGTCTGCCCATAGGCCTCCACACTGGTTTCCTCAGACATGCTGCGGGGCCTTGTTTTTCCAGCTGAGGGATCGGGAGGAATTTGGCTTTGcacttttctctctgtctctcccaagCTCTGATCCTGCTGCCCATCCCCACAGGATCTCAGTGCCTCCCCCGTGAGTTAGACTGGCCTAGGGAGGTATCTGGCAGACTTCATTTCTACATGCCCTGGGTAGGAGGCTCTCAGAGTCATTATTCCCCTTGTTAATGAAGCTCCATCGCCCTCCTGGGGGGTAGGAATTCAACCCGTTTGacacctggggaaactgaagcccagagagctCCTTGATTTGCCCAAGCCTGCGCAGGTGGGGTTATCGAGAAAGGAATCAGGGTTCACGTTCCCTACAGTCCTTTAAACGTTGCCTTCAATCGCTCGGCCTGGAAATAGGTGacattcctgcccttccccagataCCGCCTGCCCATGGCACGTAAGTGCAGACtgattcccttcctgggctttggcTTTCCTGGAAACTCGGAGACTCATAAACGAACAGAATCCTCAGCCTGAGCTTCCTCCCCAAACCTGCCTGTTCCTGGGCTTTCCTGCAGGTCGTCCCTGTCTCTGGCCGAGTTCCCTGTTTCCAGCAGGTCCGAGGGGGAAGTTAACAAATGGCCCCCAATCAGCAGATTGATTCGTGCAGGGCTCTAACTCCTGCTAGCAGAACAGGGCACCAGAATCCAGCCACCCGGGTTGTAGCTCCTGCTCCTTGTTCGAGAGAGGAAAGAGCAATGGCCAGTTCCTCATGGAAGAGCCCGAGGGGGCGGCTTGTCCCTTTCGGGTCTGTCTACCCcgtgctgcaaaccctgcagcaggagccggaAAGCCTGGCCCTATGGACGTGGGCTCCCAGGGCTGGCACTGTGGGGCCAAACGGCAACGCAGcctcttctgggcttgggctggaactggagctctgaagcctggggaggagggggctccagagcctgggctccagcccaagtctccAGGTCTGCACTGCTGTTCCCAGTGCCATAGCCTGAACCCGAGGTTAGAGACCCGGCTTTGAGATTGGTTACGGCAGGTTTTAACATCCCGCAGTGTAGAGGTTCTCCTtagggctggggcctggagctggctaGCCCCGTCCAACTAGCCCTGCCTGCCATCTCTGGGATGGGCTCTGGGGTACATCAGTGGAACCAGCTGGGTCTGGAGCAGCGCTTCTCTACCtgggacatcctcagggccaaacAGGGGGTATTGGATGTGCCCCACACAACACATATGGGGCCCACAATGGAAACTGGCTTGAGAAGCACGGGCCTGGAGGAACTGATTGTGCTAGAGAGATCAGCAGGAAGTTGCAGAGATGgaggaaaggctcctgcagggaagcCCTTGAGAGCAGGGCTGAGAGCAGTTTGCTAAGGCAGGGAAGGccctgggacagcaggggagttTGGGCTGTGCCCACGGTAAGGTTTTGGGGAaggcttttgtgtgtgtttctgagcTTTAAGATACTAAACCAGACCTCAGGAAGGCTGGGGTTCCTGGACTTGTCAAAGCCTCTTTCTTGAGATTATGGAGGAGCCGAGATGGGCAACCGAGGTGAGAGGCGGCTTGCAGGGCTGCCAGGAGGGGTTACCTGGGAGGTTGCCACTCATGGATAAATCCATCCCTCAACTTTCTGGCATTCTTCCAGGTTGGAGACGTCGTGGGACGTATCTTAATCTGGCTGGACAACGTCTGTGATCCCAGAGCCAGAAAAGCAGCGCTGAGGGCCACGGCCTTGCTGgcttgtccccacccccaggacgTGGTTCTGAGCTGTGTGGCACACACGCTGTCCTCGGACAGGTAGGGAGCTGCTCTGTTATCACCTCAGGCCATTATTTCTCTTCCTGCTCCTACTGACAGGCCACAGTCCGGGAAGGGTCCCTCGGGCTCACACAGTTGGAGGGAGTTTcctgctgtgcagagagctgtCCATGCTCACTAAGAGGAGATGCCCAGGCCCAACCACTGAGGAGCCAACCTTCCTCCTGCACTCCCCAGGATGGAGACGTGCCAGTTTTCTGAAGAATTCCAGCACTGTCCTGATTTCTATGGGTCACCCCACTTCCTCTCCCATCCAGTACAGGGCCAATAAATGACTTTGGGGCTCACTCCACATCCCTGGCTCATGAGGTCTGGCTGCTCCCTATTGTGTGAGAGAaggcagagatggaaaaggcccatgaggtccatctgtctgtcctctggggaccagtgcaggattgttaccTGTAGTCAGATCCCTAGTTATTCCATGGCTGAGGAAGTGGTGAAAAAACACACTCATCCTTATGGAGCTGCGCAGCAGAGGTAAATCTCTTCAGACAGAAAGTTCCAGCCCTAATtgttgctaaataaataaatgatccaCACATGACCAGAGCATAAATGCAGtgcagcctgcctgagtctgcagacagccggCAATAACAGGGGTGAGTGCCTCTTTTCATCTCAATGTGTTGTGAACTCTGAGTCCTGCTGGTTATTGCCAATCACTTTGCAGAGTCATCCAGCTGAGGTGTTTATAACACAGTCCCCATGTGTCTAGGGGCTGTGAAACCCAACTGGACCCTCGCCAGAGGTCAAAACTCCGGCTTGCCTCCGCATCCTCTGCAATGCAGTTCTGCACTGACCATAGACAAATCTGTGTCACATGGGAGAGAGAATTGAAGAGCAGCATGAAAGAAACTGAATTTCTTACCCAGTTCAGTTACCAGAGGAATACAGTGTTGGTTTTCATATTGATTTGAGTGTTTGATTTGTAAACCCTTCAGGTTTGAATTCCTTGAAGCCGCCCCAGTGCTTTCCAGGGTCTGTGCTCAGAAGCTATAGAAACTCTGCAGCGTTGGCACAGAATTTCAGTCAAACTTCCTGAAGACCTTAAATCCAGACCATTTGCTCTTGGATTGTCCAACCTAGttctcagtgtccccagggcttGACCACCATGTCCAACCTTCCTCACCAAAGTTGGAAGTCAAATGACTGGAAGCCTTTTGGATCTGTCTGCAGTCTTCCTGTGTGGATGCCTGGGGGGACCAGCAGTGCTTAGATCAGCAAGAATGgagagaagagaggagggggatttCAGTACTAGTTTCCTTCCAGCTCTGTCACACTGGTCAGTACAATCTCCCCTTCCAAGCTCCTGAACCCTCTCCTATCAGGACATGTTCTCATTCAGTGTCTGACCCCGTCCACCACACTGCAGTAGGATTCAGCTGCTAAGAGACACTTGGCCAAATGCTGGGTCTCAGTTACACCCCCAGATAGCCAGAGTAACTCCAATGAGGTCAGGCAAGTTCCTCAGGACTGACCCTAGCGTAACAGAGCAGAATGTTGCATAGTCTGGTGGTCACACTGTGCTGGTCACTCGGTGGTCAGATCATGGTCACTGTCCTGGAAACAGCGGTGCTAGCTTCAGGAACAATAACCCATTAGGGGAAAGGAATAAATACAATCTTCTCTGACGGGACATGCCCTGCCTCAGCTTCCCTGCACCAATCGGTGTCTCCTCTCAGAGACGCCTTTCCTGCCCGCTTTCCaagcctctccctggggagggcaAGAGGTGGCCAAGCAGGGAAGGTCTGACTTCTCTTTCTGAATCTGCAGATGTGCCATTGAGCTGTGGAAGGCCTTGGGTGAAGAGCCACAGCCCCccagggaggtgctgcagcagctgctggacaAGCTCCATCAGAGACGCCGGGAGGAGAAGAGCGGCAACGTGTCCCTGGCTGTAAGTGAGATTTGAGATGTCACTTTGAGAACCCGCCATCGCGGGGAGGATGGTgcatctgtgtgtgggggggagcttcACCCCTTCTTAGCTTCAGGCCACAGTGAAGCCGACCTGCGTTACCTCGGCATACAGCCGCCACAGCAATTCCATCCCTTGTTTGTGTCTGCACTTTCGgcagtgcacatcctcaccagaagCGCTCATCTCGATTGTACGGTCagagtggggcattgtgggaaggctcctgaaagccagttgaCGTACGCGAcgttgtgtctacactgacactgaaTCGACGTAACTGCATCAACCTGGACTCTCTGCCACTTgtagaggtggagttattaattTGGCACCAAGGGGCAGTTCTGCCTATAGGAAGGAAATTCCATAGTTAGGGTGATGCAGGGTGAGCGgccttgtgttgacctaactctaTAGAGTcacagaatatcagagttggaagggacctcaggaggtcatctagtccaaccccctgctcaaagcaggaccaatccccagacagatttttgccccagatccctaaatggcctcctcaaggattgaactcacaaccctgggtttagcaggccaatgctcaaaccactgagctatccctcccccaccaagTGTCAGTGCTTTTATCAGGGTCTGCTGAGCAAATCTGTGGGCCTTTGTCCCAGAACGCAGACAAAACCACACCAGCAGCACATGGGGCCAGGCACCGCAGGATGTCAGCATCACAGGTAGACAGGAGGAAGGGGGACCAGTTCAACTGGTTCTGTGGGCACAGTTAGGGGCCTCCATCTACATGGGGAAAAGAGAGCGCCAGAAGAcacctcaggtggtgtaaactgACACAGCTTTGCtcgtgtcataaacagttagttaagggttaaggtttttgtctacctgtaaagggttaacaagcagtacctgtggacacctgaccagaggaccaatgagggacaagattattttcaaatccgtgtggagggaagtttttttttccctgttctttgttttttcttagagagtctctcttgggaattaagagagtccagacatcttcatcaagtcctcccaggtttctacAATAaattctattcaagctagtgagtattagcaaggaactagtattcttatacttttatttctgtatttgcaattctgtgttttgctatagaatttctttaagtctgtactgtgattgcttttactgagaaagaagggagggggaattccctccagagattgataagtttagaccctgtatattgttccatctcggttacagagacagtgactttcttgttttattctttaataaattcttttctattaaggacttggttggtctttccttgggtggattctcagggaaagaggagggggaggtatccctctgtactTAGATCCCAGTGTCTCTCctaggaagggaggggggaggaagcaggggggaatggtttatttctcctgggtgtaagaactccatggatttgtggctcttgggatcccctaggattttggggaaagattgtgtcccaatccatgcatctgattgggtggtggcagctttaccagatctaaactaggattttagtttagagggaaaccaaggcaggtccccactttggaacccaacagctctaagtgggggtgagacctatgacagctcgcttacaccaactaaggatctggccccacatgCCTGTTACCTGCCACAGTAAAGAATCAAGTATTCAACCGCATTGAGTGATGACACCAACCATCTTAAGAAGTTACAGTGTCACTAACTGGTTACAAACTCATTGAAACTACAGTGTCGACAGGGCCCATTGGGCAGGGAAGCACCATGACATCACACTGGATCTATCCTCGGGGAGGCTAGCTCCTGCTGTCCATGCTGTGTGTGCCAGGGCTTGTGCTGATTTGCCATGCTTGGGGCTGATCTCATTGCCTGACACTGGTATTTTTTTGTCGTTAGCACGAAACAGTGAGTGGAGGCTGTGAAGACTCTTTTCTCCATGCCCGGATACTGGAAGGAATTTGCCAGCATCCAATTTCAGCAGGGTTGGGACATGATAGCCTCCCGCAATTACTACTCACAGGGTGTTGGCGTGATTGCAAGGTAGGAGCCCAAAGTTTCCATGTGAAATGTTCCTCTGTTCCAGGCTGCCATCTCAGCCCAGCAACTAgaaaggatctctctctctctctctctctctctcccccttgatAACCACAAGGGACTTTTGGCTCCATGTTCCAGAGTCATGATCGAGTTTGAgaaccctcagctccctgccgtCTTCAGAGAGGCCGTCACCACTGTTcaaagggagaaggaggaggagcagagaaatATCGCCATGACTTTCTGCACTGAGGTGAGATTCATTAGTTGACAGGCACAAGTGGGCtttctggagagcagctcaggccaGTAAGCTCTGGGCACATTGTCAGCAGCTCAGCAGCCTACAGCCAGCTAGCTCCTCTCCGCACATGGATGGTGGTGGGGCACGgcaaagagagggagggagagacagggtgAGATCGCTCCTGGATGGATGTGCCTAGATGGGATCATGTGACAAGAGAAGATGTTTTTCCGGTGCCCCAAGGCCATGCTTCTCTCCTCACCTTTTCCTGGGGTTCTGCTTTTCTTCTGCCAcaggggcagtggtgagctggagccggttcccacaggttctcaagaaccggttgctaaaattagatctccatggagaaccggttgttaaagggccaggaggtgggcaaagaactccggtctgcgggccagaccatcctgttgctcccaggattcccagctcgggaggctgaggctccccggacccctcccccactttccctcagctgcagcatggccagctgccggcaccagctgggcagctcagctgagctcgggagtcatcctgctgccgctttttgagtgGCCTGGCTAGGTGGGAGGGGATTGCTGCAAGCTCCACGGCTGgccagaagggaggggaggaggcaagtggggcaattggcccgggccctgcaggggcccctggccccacgaggatgtctcccctgggctctcccctgcttcccccaccccgcagagccgcagcatggccagcagctgggcagctcagctgagctctggactgccggcaaggtaagggggcggggggctgcgagctccggggccgcagggaggggaaaggcaagtggggcaatttgccccaggccctgcaggggcccccggccccacgagtatgtctccccggcccctcccctcccccccccttaaatcagaactttttatagggaaccggtgtgacgttattgatataaattgggaccatatagaacatgggttgcaaccaaggtcctgtagtggcaccaaatcttaggtaaagggggtcatataaggtgtctaagaccaggttatgggttgctggttataattatgctgtctgtgtgcatgtatcgtttttagttaaagttatgaatgttggctctatgctgtctgtatttcaagttggtgctgtgcttctgggtgatatcccagacaagctggtgttagctctgcttaacctgcttgatggcccattaaggaccatcagctacacaattgacccatggagagaaggcagacacgccttgtgactaagcaaggtatgcagagacgtgtccatgtgactgcagactccattttgctgggattttccacagtaagaacaaagagattcttacacctggaaaagcctatataaggctgatgcatcatctccatcttgtcttcaatcctgcttcttacctctggagggactttgctacaaactgaagctctacacaagggactgaggacccatcccggcgggggatgttccagagacttgacttgaacctgcagtttatgccatcgctgctgcaagcctgaactaagaactttgccattactgtatgtaatcgattccatttaaccaattctacctctcatccctacctttttccctttgtaaataaacctttagattttagattctaaaggattggcaacagcgtgatttgtgggtaagatctgatgtgtatattgacctgggtctggggcttggtcctttgggatcgagagaacctttttcttttattggggtgttggttttcataaccattcatccccaggacgagtgcactggtggggatactgggagactggagtgtctaaggaaattgcttgtgtgacttgtggttagccagtggggtgagaccgaagtcccttttgtctggctggtttggtttgccttagaggtggaaaaaccccagcctagggctgtgactgccctgtttaagcaattggtcctgatttggcactctcagttgggtcccgccagaacagcATCGTCacaaccggttgttaagattttggcagctcatcactgaacaGGGGTCTCTCCATGGCACTCAATGGGGCCTGCAgattcccctttccctggggtTTATTTGTGACTTGTGCATAAGAACATTaaaatggccgtactgggtcagaccaaaggtccatctagcccagtatcctgtcgaccgacagtggccaatgccaggtgccccagggggagtgaacctaagttaatgatcaagtgatctctctcctgccatccatcctcatcctctgatgaacagaggctagggacaccattctttacccatcgtggctaatagccattaatgggcttaacctccatgaatttatccagttctctcttaaaccctgttatagtcctagccttcacaacctcctcaggtaaggagttccacaagttgactgtgcgctgtgtgaagaacttccttttctttgttttaaacctgctgcccaccaatttcatttggtgacccctagttctcgtattatgggaataagtagataaggaaaagttatctactttctccacatcactcataattttatatacctctatcatatcccccccccttagtctcctctttttcaagctgaaaagtcctagcctctttaatctctcctcatatgggaccctctccaaacccctaatcattttagttgcccttctctgaacctttgctagtgccagtatatcttttttgagatgaggcgaccacatcggtacgcagtattcaagatgtgggcgtaccatggatttatataagggcaataatatattcgccgtcttattctctatcccctttttaatgattcctaacatcctgtttgcttttttgaccacctctgcacactgcgtggacatcttcagagaactatccacgatgactccaagatctttttcctgatttgttgtagctaaattagcccccatcatattatatgtatagttggggttattttttccaatgtgcattactttacatttctccacattaaatttcatttgccattttgttgcccaatcacttagttttgtgagatctttttaaaattcctcacagtctgctttggtcttaactatcttgagcagtttagtatcatctgcaaactttgccacctctaCTCCTAGTCTAACTTCTGGGAATGAACCAACTGAAAGAGCAGCAACTGGCTCCCTACACACCGGACACGTTGTATGGGAGTAAGTGGCCATTTGGTAAAGATGAGTGTCCAGGGAACAGACCCTACAGGAAGACCTCTGCTCCTCAACCCGATGTTGATTTGgctctttccagtttctccagagTCCTTCCATTGAGACAATACTGACAAAATCAGAGCTCCAGGCGCAGCTCATGGAATGGACCCAAGACAAAAATCCCATTGTACGTCAGCTCAGTCTGCGAGGCCTTGGCAGTATTGTGCTCCAGCCAGAAAGGGTAAGAAGCGTGGATTGCCCGGGGGACCGAGGAAGCCGATGTCTATCGAATCGCTCAGAAATGAGAGCGAGATCCCCACCCAAGCCTTGTTGTTGTTTAACACACAGCACTCGAATGTTGGAGGTGCTTTACTGAGCAAATCAAGGCACAACGTGGTCCCTGCTCCCGTGAGCTGACCCCTGATTGCAGATGTGATGCAATGGGGGAGGCGGATGAGCAAAGACAAAGGTTACAGTGAGCGGCTGGCAGAGAGTGACAGGAGAATGACTTTGTGCCCTGTTGGGGGGGCTGTGCCAGCTGTGGTTTCTCATGCTGGATGATCCGACTCCCACCTATATGCCCCAGGCTGTTGCCCAGCATAGTAATGAGCTGCCTTCTTTCCTGCAGGTGCAATTGTTATGGGCCCAGCTGCCAGCGATCATGGACATGTCCTATGACAGGGATGGAGGGCGTGTCATGGGGGCCATGCATCAAGCTGGAGACATCATCTACCTCCTCGACAGGGAGGGGCTTGGCTCCATCTCCCAGGACATTGCAATCAGCCTTCGCCCCTTC
This region of Mauremys mutica isolate MM-2020 ecotype Southern chromosome 10, ASM2049712v1, whole genome shotgun sequence genomic DNA includes:
- the LOC123378313 gene encoding maestro heat-like repeat family member 5, whose translation is MPGYWKEFASIQFQQGWDMIASRNYYSQGVGVIARVMIEFENPQLPAVFREAVTTVQREKEEEQRNIAMTFCTEVQLLWAQLPAIMDMSYDRDGGRVMGAMHQAGDIIYLLDREGLGSISQDIAISLRPFIDDERGSVRSAAILLLGNVVSSVKDPDEPIVQQEMIHCCCWILKTSMRV